In a genomic window of Telopea speciosissima isolate NSW1024214 ecotype Mountain lineage chromosome 5, Tspe_v1, whole genome shotgun sequence:
- the LOC122660872 gene encoding uncharacterized protein LOC122660872 has product MSMVLSSREVSAGPTVGFPSDVAAPPSAYVSNRKVYAADFSAAAAAAAAAAACSSYCCLEKKEKNELSVTGESTRRKGLVQSAELSMESSSIGVSGQSTSTTVDGDDDDEGEEVQSKFKSHGGVGALGSLDSLEESLPIKRGLSIYFSGKSKSFANLSDVSRVEDLAKSENPFNKRRRILMSCKWSNRSFYNRSLNPTTSMPHLAVLDEDEEDQTEDHGHRHHLDKNLNKNMEEKTIEVSDSPPSPPSQMPRKFNNFKCGKCFSLTDLQNH; this is encoded by the exons ATGTCTATGGTGTTGAGTAGCAGAGAGGTCTCTGCGGGGCCCACTGTTGGGTTTCCGAGCGATGTCGCCGCTCCTCCCTCGGCTTACGTTAGCAATCGGAAGGTGTACGCCGCCGATTTCTCcgctgccgctgccgctgctgctgctgctgctgcatgTTCTTCGTATTGttgtttggagaagaaggaaaagaacgAGTTGTCGGTGACCGGTGAGTCGACGAGGCGGAAGGGTTTGGTTCAATCGGCGGAGCTTTCGATGGAGAGCTCGTCGATAGGGGTCTCCGGACAAAGTACTTCCACGACGGTAGacggtgatgatgatgacgagggTGAGGAGGTTCAGAGTAAATTCAAAAGTCATGGTGGAGTTGGTGCTTTGGGTTCCTTGGATTCCCTGGAAGAATCTCTTCCCATCAA AAGAGGGTTGTCGATCTACTTCTCTGGGAAGTCGAAATCGTTCGCAAACTTATCAGATGTTAGCAGAGTAGAAGATCTTGCAAAATCAGAGAATCCTTTTAACAAGAGGAGGAGAATTCTCATGTCTTGCAAATGGTCCAATAGATCTTTTTACAACCGATCCCTCAATCCCACAACCTCCATGCCTCACCTTGCTGTCTTggatgaagacgaagaagatCAAACAGAGGATCATGGTCATCGTCATCATCTTGATAAAAATTTGAACAAGAACATGGAGGAAAAAACTATTGAGGTCTCAGACTCTCCTCCATCACCCCCATCTCAAATGCCAAGAAAGTTCAACAACTTCAAGTGTGGGAAATGTTTCTCTCTTACAGATCTACAGAACCATTAA